From Corticium candelabrum chromosome 13, ooCorCand1.1, whole genome shotgun sequence, a single genomic window includes:
- the LOC134189284 gene encoding protein nemuri-like, giving the protein MDAMDVDQDSKEKDVETVTEEETTKETETGIQETDRENEADLVKETATQDKETETDAQPAKRRRQQRGRGRGKGRRGGRGGGREGGRGGVRYYFSAKTMTLHF; this is encoded by the exons ATGGATGCCATGGATGTGGATCAAGATTCTAAGGAGAAAGATGTAGAGACGGTTACGGAGGAAGAGACGACTAAGGAGACTGAGACAGGTATTCAAGAGACGGATAGGGAGAATGAGGCAGATTTAGTGAAAGAGACGGCTACACAGGATAAGGAGACTGAGACAGATGCACAGCCAGCAAAACGGCGTCGGCAACAGAG AGGTAGAGGAAGAGGAAAAGGAAgaagaggaggaagaggaggaggaagagaaggaggaagaggaggagttCGTTACTATTTCTCTGCCAAAACTATGACTTTACATTTTTAa